From the genome of Vanessa cardui chromosome 17, ilVanCard2.1, whole genome shotgun sequence:
attaaaattatttatataaaatataattaagctattgttataactataaaaaaatataaaaattaatattacagaaaTATTTGTTCCTCGTCCGAATCGCCggtaccataaataaaatgtcttcTAACAACATTGCCATCAATTGCACATTCAGTGTCGATAATATTGCTGTTTTTACAAGGTGTTACTGGATACCTAACTGGTCCAAGCCATCGCCTACTAAGACCGAAGTTCCTTGGCAAAGCTACATTCTTTAACGAGGAACTCTTGACTGATTGATCGAGGCTATTAATAGATGATTGAATAGACTTTCTCACCAGTGGATTGTtcgatttttcatttaaataatcatcTGGTATATGGACGTCGGTTGGAATGCTTAAACTTAAAGGTCGTCGTTTTGGCCTACTGTTAGTCAGTTGGCCGCGCCATGTGTTAAATTTCTGAGTGGATTTTTTCTGTGGCGTGTCCTCTTGTGACGAATAATTACCTAAATCTGACTTTTCGTAAACTTTATTTTCTGATTGACATTTCTGCAAGTTGCTGCctgtaatattgttttcttttacagATTTTTCTTTCATTCTACTTATGACTTTTTCTTTTGTTAGTTTTATAAGCGCGTATATAGTTTTTAGTGCTTCTTCATTTAATAATTCGTCATCTATTATTTCTACATCTAATGCACTAGCGATACTATGTCTTAAACTATTTTCCAAACCCCTACTAGTCTTTTCTTTTACATGTAAAGTATTATCTAACTGTGCATCACAAATTGTGTTCTTGGAAGTATTTTGCAATACAATAAGTTCCACTAATTGTGGTGCTGATTGCAACATATTTAAAGCtttgtcatattttaaattaagtaatgttTGTCCATTGACAGATATTATTTGGTCTCCAGGTAGAAGTTTTCCACATACATCAGCAGCACTTCCAGGAGTTATAGACTTTATATACACATTACCATCAGAACCCTCAGCAACTTGTAAACCTAAAGCATTTGTCTTATCTCTTTCTAAAACAGCTGTAACAAAAACTCTTTCACCTTGAACACATTCCATGTTATCAAGCCTTTCAAATATGGATGTATTCACACAAGATTCATTTCCAGTATCATAGCTATACACATCTGAATAAACTTTTGGAGATTCTAGGACATAAGCAGTGGGTGCTTGAATCATGTTCTGACTATAGCATCTCTCTGGTAGCAATTgcatactatttatattacaatgctGCCTTTGTTCAGAGCTCAGGTCATCAGAATCACTATGTGCAGTTGCTAAATCACCATCTGATCTTACTGTTAAAAGTTTTGAAGGTGAGCCTGCATACTTGCCATCTAATGTAGACTTCATACCATTGAAAACTCTTGTCCCCATTTTCACACCATGCCTCCTTGGTAAGCTACTTTCTGATGAAGATAGACCCTCATTTGAAGAACTCCTTTGACCATACCTATTTGGAGAGCTTAAAATACTCTCATCACTTGGTTGAGGCGATAATATTTGTCTCAATAACTGTTCTGTAGAAGGCTTCTCATTTTCTTTATTCTGGGATTTTTTATCACTGAAAAGATCCACTTTAAATCTTCTTTTGATTGGCCTTCTGACTCTAGGATTCCTTACTGCAAGATTGTAACTGTCTTGATAGTTACTGCAATCTACTTTCTTAGGACTATTTTGAACATTTATGGGGCAATTTAATTcacttgataaataatttacaaaatcatcTTTTgcatatagttttaaatacagtCTGTGGTGTAGTGATACTAACCAAAATGCAAAATAACTCTTATTATCTGtcattttaagtttatatttaattcctaTTTTAGACAGACCAGAGTAGGCATTAGGCATTATGTAAAGGCTCTTTTTGTTATAATAGAATGTGTGTATATGATGCCAAGGCAAACTCTGTAAGACAATGCGATTTGGATTAGAGCTTGACTCATCAGAAATATTGTTGGTTCTTGAATAAATGGTCACACCTCTTGGACCAATAGAAAGCCATACATCCCTACAAAATCCATCTCTAGTTGCCCAAATAGCGGAATAAAAATGTGCACCATAGTCTCTAAAAGTTTGAGCCAgagttatgtaatttataatggcCTTACTCCTGTCCAATCCACGTCTAGATTCATGAGCTCGTTTCATACGAAACTTGACTTCAGTCATGTCATTTATAATAAGAGATTCAGGTAAATAatgttctaataaaaaataatctgcagTTCCATGTTCTCTATATGAAAATTCACCAAACTCAATGTGTAGTGCATATCCCGTTAATAAAATGAGATTCTGTATTGTTGAGACCATCTGTCCTTCAACAATTGCTCGTCGGAGTTGTAAATAAACCCTATGCCTCCATTCCCCATCTTGAATGTTATTGGACACATTGATAGGTAGAAAAAactttattcttaaaaataatgagaCGGATATCTCTTCAGTACCTTTACTGAGCTTACTGCTAGTTTTATGCCATTGATCAGGAACaactttctttattttatagtcaTCTGGTAAAAAGACAAAATCTCCACCAATCAATATTGCAATTCCAAGCATGAAGTTATGATCATATTTTTCACTTATAACTAAAGCTTCAAATATTTGTCCAGCAGTGATTGTATTAGGATCACATATAACTTCAATCCTCTGGCCATTTAGAAGTACAActgttataacttttttatcacaTAATGCTGAGATAGTTAAATCTAAATGTTTAACAGGTTGTGAAGCTCTGACAATGAATTCTGGTCCTACACAACCTTCTTTGCCTTTCATGCTCTCGGCTCTGTAAAGTCTCGAAGCAGCTCTTTGAACAGGTTTCCCAGATCTGAAGTTGgaattaaaattcttttttttactataatctTCCTCTTTATTGAGCGCAGTCATGGACACTGTATCTGGAATGTTTGTTTCAATTTGTGTACTGGAAGCTATATTTATTGAGGAATGGGCGTTACTTAAACCCCCTAGCCGTGGTGTATCAAAAACTGTGAACACAGCTTTTCTATGGTTCCTTGTTAATCTGCAACTCGGAAAGGGGTCTCTTTCATcaggagattttaatatattagcgAAATTTCTAGGCTGCGTACAGACTTTGAGATCGGTTGAGAATTTCTTTTCTTTCGACATTTTTCTTGGTTCTATCTGATGGATGTCGAAAACTGGACTTAGTGTTATCGAGGTTGCTGAGCAAGAACTTCGTCCAGAGTCTTCATCACAATTTCGAggcattttattttactgaaaagtgaacaaaattgataattattaataagcaaaTGATGGTCTTATTCATgacttttaatgttaataaggAATGCAGCTAAGCTCTTTTTTAAGGAATTTCAACAGATATTATTCATATGTAAGTTCTTAAAGTAGTTCGCCTTGGTCATTCATAGTAGCGAAGTAAACGTTATAaatgattcatatattttaaattattatacaatattattatttagtagactTTGCAGTTCACAAAATACTTACTTCCATATGAATAGATTTATTCTCCaatacgaatatttttaaaaagttactacgacatttcttacattttacaattataaaccCATATTTACATAAACTTGAAagcaaaattgtaaataacagCTCAACTTCAACCTGTCGTTTTTATTTCACTTGTTGCTTGactcgatgttttttttttaaactttctaACTATTTAGTGTTGCTATTGTTATCATGAATATTCGTTAACGTTATAATCATTATACAATCTTATTCAATACTCCAGGACGCAAGCAGTTTAATAAGTGCATAGGTACTTCTGTAAAAAGTATTGACAAAAGAATGCCTATAATATAGCAATAACACAGTCAAATTCTCTCAAAACCTTGTGaacatttattgtaaatgttattaatttaaagtaattatttaaaaattttaagtagGTAGTAAACACAAAGTAAACACAGATTAAACACTTTAatcagtatataataaatacaataattgttattataaatttcaaggAAACAAGATAGTACTTTATAGTCATTAAGTGATTCCTCCTCCTTCATATTTGAAGATTGACTCAATTTTATCCAATACACGCCAACCATCGAAATAAGCTGATGAATAATCTACATTACGTCTCAAAAACACAAAAGTTTCTTGGAAGAATGATGAAGATAGTAAACGTtgacattattttcttaactaAACGTTTATAACGTGTTTGTACAAACATGGTCACCTAatgcagtatttttttattttaataataatatttatttactctaaTATCTCATGTACTAAATAATTgtatcgattttaatatttattgaattaacgAGTAGCAACACTATGGACTATGGTGTGTTATTgacttacaaattataattattgatagtaAGAGAGATTTTGACGttgattaacaataaaattatattgcaatttgatttttgttaatttaatggAAAGTGTTTTCGTATAAATGTACATTGATGTTAGTGGTATGATGTTATTTGGCGTTACTTAGTTATAATGTCTACTTTAATTCAGTCATACGAGCAGCAGTACTCTGTCCTAACAGCTGATATAACAGCTAAAATAGGGCGATTAAAATCTGCTACCGACGGTAAGCTTAACTTTAAGTATAACTTCTAAATTTGGtgtctcatattttatattattagacaTAATATCTGTTTGTAggtaaaattgtattttgtaatgttttaaagttattttgacTTGAAAGGGTGGGTTCTGTATTAATTGACATAGTAAAGACTCTTGTAGCTGCTTACTTATAATAAGTTAAGTGctgcaaaatataataaattctactaaaagttttttttattttttcttttataatcataatataagtaGTTTTAGGAAATTAACTAATTTTCAGACGATCGTGATAATTTGTCAAGAGAAATCCAGTCTAATTTCGAGGAAGCAAATGATTTGGTATGTATTTTTTCCTTATtggcttttaaatataaaagcaatattaatatttcataaagtaaGCATGAATATTAATAGGTACAACAAAATCCTTTcaagacaaaatatattataaaaataatattctgaaatattttatttttaaaagttaattctaTTATTAAGACCTCATTatcacaattatattttactttaccaATACATGAATTaattcagaaataaattttaatctcttgtttaaaaaaaacatgaatagaTAAGGCTCATTACAAGAatatgtaaatgataaaaaatagtgaaatttttattacttaaattagtGCCTACAGCacaaattttttgtttttttgagaAAAAGTTATCATTAGTCATTATCTGCCACAATATAATTCTTCCTAGTTCCTTTCAGTCGAACAAACCTGTGAAACCAATGGTAGCTTTGCATTTAATTCTTTGACATGATGATTCCGCAGTTCAAATAAGAGTATACTTTTAacagattatttttatctttattttgaaaCACTTTTAGGGGTACTTTGTAAATTTTGCATACTTTTTGGTATCACTTCATTGTTCTATCAAACcaacaaagaataaaataaaaaacaaacaacaaatatgTAGTTGTTTTCCAGgttgaatgttgaaaaagaatgtaactacaggcacaagggatgtaaCATCTGAAATCCCAAATTTGATGGTCAGTTGATGaatggaatgattaatatttattaaagtatgtcTTTGGGCAGTTGTGAGTACTAACCATCAATTTGCCCATTTGCTAGTTTAACTACTTAtaacatgataaaaaaaatattagtacataCAATGATTGGTGAACCCAACTGTAGGCTACATGGAAAGTATTTAATCAATGGCAATACACTAAGGTAGTCATTAAAtcctgataataattaattattacatcaaATCAATTGTTCCCTCTCATAATTCATTGGGATAGTAAATTTGACACATAATTGacaatataattgtatgttataacttataatacaatacaaatatgatataattactgTAGTCTTCATTCACAATTGAGATTCAATGTTTTATACAtaggtttaataataaattaactacaTACAATGTTTGGTGAGGTCGGCATTTACGAAATACGAATGTTCGCAATTTTTGATGttcctatttgttttttttttaattctatgcCCAAAAATAAGCGTTATCAGTGATctctatgatttttttgttcaaatcaattttttttctaataataatcgATTCATCATAAAATTTTGCTCTGAACGCTTTCGAATTGAACGCAGGCAAACCAAACTAtccaaactattatttatacggcactttttgtaattcataataaaatacgcGGGGTGGACCGTACGACGCCTTGCACAAACGGGTGAATAAATCTGTTGGCAACTTTGTATAACATGTCCTTGGTTGTGGTTGATTGCACTGGGTAAAATCCTTATATTAATAAGGATTTTACCCATTGCCGTCATCAGAGTCGATTTGACAATTGTAGACCCATAGAGAATCCGAAAATAtgtgtattaaaatacatttttatatttacttctaAATGCTAAGACAATTGCATACAAAATAAACTCTCTCACTATTCCTTCAAAGATTTATTGGgctatttatcaaaataaagaaaaaatagtaaaatttattatctggCCCTGACCTATTAGTATGGAGGATCTAAGGCACAGCCCATACAACGGTAAAACTAATAAGACCGTATGTAGAATAAATCAGAATTCActtgttttatgttataaaattacgattcaaaagtgcgtgCTTGAATCAAATTGATACTAGTTTCAATTATGACAAAGATATGATTATTTCAGTATaacttattaacttaaaatttggTTTCCCAGCTTGAACAGTTGGAGTTGGAGTACAGGGGCGCCGGCTCTGGGTCGAGGGTAGGAGCCTACAGGGCTGAGTTGCAGCGAGTGAGAGAAGAATACCGATCAGTGGCGAGCAATAGTGCAACTTGtaagtgtattttaaataataaagaggaAAATGCTAATTAACGGTACCAAAGTTTTGTTATTCTATTTTCAGAATTTTAACGAATTCGTGTAATATCATTATGATGTGTTTGAACATGTCTATGTAGAGTACATTcagtaaataatattctatttactGTCCTCTTACTTGATTAACAGATGCAAGCGGCTAAACATTAACGTATGTTCACATGGACGTGACGAAGCATAGTGTGTTaagctttaatttattaaaatcattcccAGATAATATAGACCAGGAGGAATATGAAGATTGGTCGATGGTTAACGACCAGCGGCGGAAGCTGCTAGATAATACGGAACGTCTAGAGAGATCCGGCAAGAATCTCGCCGAGGGCT
Proteins encoded in this window:
- the LOC124536670 gene encoding vesicle transport through interaction with t-SNAREs homolog 1A, which codes for MSTLIQSYEQQYSVLTADITAKIGRLKSATDDDRDNLSREIQSNFEEANDLLEQLELEYRGAGSGSRVGAYRAELQRVREEYRSVASNSATYNIDQEEYEDWSMVNDQRRKLLDNTERLERSGKNLAEGYKVLLETEQIGAAVLQDLNAQRETIQRSRGRLRETDAQLNRSSRLMNSMLMRLLRERAVLALLLLALLALGAGALYAYAP
- the LOC124536796 gene encoding tyrosine-protein phosphatase non-receptor type 13-like, coding for MPRNCDEDSGRSSCSATSITLSPVFDIHQIEPRKMSKEKKFSTDLKVCTQPRNFANILKSPDERDPFPSCRLTRNHRKAVFTVFDTPRLGGLSNAHSSINIASSTQIETNIPDTVSMTALNKEEDYSKKKNFNSNFRSGKPVQRAASRLYRAESMKGKEGCVGPEFIVRASQPVKHLDLTISALCDKKVITVVLLNGQRIEVICDPNTITAGQIFEALVISEKYDHNFMLGIAILIGGDFVFLPDDYKIKKVVPDQWHKTSSKLSKGTEEISVSLFLRIKFFLPINVSNNIQDGEWRHRVYLQLRRAIVEGQMVSTIQNLILLTGYALHIEFGEFSYREHGTADYFLLEHYLPESLIINDMTEVKFRMKRAHESRRGLDRSKAIINYITLAQTFRDYGAHFYSAIWATRDGFCRDVWLSIGPRGVTIYSRTNNISDESSSNPNRIVLQSLPWHHIHTFYYNKKSLYIMPNAYSGLSKIGIKYKLKMTDNKSYFAFWLVSLHHRLYLKLYAKDDFVNYLSSELNCPINVQNSPKKVDCSNYQDSYNLAVRNPRVRRPIKRRFKVDLFSDKKSQNKENEKPSTEQLLRQILSPQPSDESILSSPNRYGQRSSSNEGLSSSESSLPRRHGVKMGTRVFNGMKSTLDGKYAGSPSKLLTVRSDGDLATAHSDSDDLSSEQRQHCNINSMQLLPERCYSQNMIQAPTAYVLESPKVYSDVYSYDTGNESCVNTSIFERLDNMECVQGERVFVTAVLERDKTNALGLQVAEGSDGNVYIKSITPGSAADVCGKLLPGDQIISVNGQTLLNLKYDKALNMLQSAPQLVELIVLQNTSKNTICDAQLDNTLHVKEKTSRGLENSLRHSIASALDVEIIDDELLNEEALKTIYALIKLTKEKVISRMKEKSVKENNITGSNLQKCQSENKVYEKSDLGNYSSQEDTPQKKSTQKFNTWRGQLTNSRPKRRPLSLSIPTDVHIPDDYLNEKSNNPLVRKSIQSSINSLDQSVKSSSLKNVALPRNFGLSRRWLGPVRYPVTPCKNSNIIDTECAIDGNVVRRHFIYGTGDSDEEQIFL